From the Papaver somniferum cultivar HN1 chromosome 2, ASM357369v1, whole genome shotgun sequence genome, the window TACAGTGGCTCGTATTTCACTCTTGGAACTGGAGATTTCCGCCTGAAGTTCGATACTGGCCTCCTAAACGGATTTGAATGTTTGGGTTCTTGCGCTTCCTCATCCTCCTCTCTAGCATTAGAATTTGAGTTTAAGAAGTTTGTATTTTGTTCATCCCCAAATGAGCTTGTATTCTGTTCAGGTTGTTCCAAAACAAAGTCCCGGCTGCTGCCACTGTTGCTTTTTCTTTTCCCTTGATCGACTGAGTGTTTACGCAACAGTTTAAGAAGTGAATCCACTGTTTCACTTTCCTTACCTTGTCCCTGTGAGGATTccatcttcttttcttctttgatgGCCGCTCTTTCACGGAGTTGTGCTTGGACTTTCCTGAAAAGATCAACaatctctttctctcttggacCAGGTGTTGCAGTTGCCTGAAACCTCGGGCCATTGGAAAGAGAAAGTAATGGCCCATTTTTTGATGATAAAAGTTCAGATTCTTCAATGTTCTCAGAGTTATCTCTGTCTAAATTTTGCCTGTTTCTATTTCTAGAGAACCCATGATTTTGTCTTTGCCTAGAGAAATCTGGATTTCTTCTATGATTGCTGGAGTTTGCTGAACAAACAAGAGACGATGCCCTATTGGAGTAAAGAAGCAAGCTTTTACTCGAATTAATCTTAACTGGAAGAAAGGCCTTCAAATCACCATGTGACGAGTAAGACGATGCGGCAGCTGGTCCATAGCCTTCACAGTAGCCAACATTTATAATTGTTATGTAAAGGTATACCGAGATATTTAAAATAGTTAAATTGTAAAGCAAAAAAACTGACGAGTGATAACTTGTAAGTTGATGGTCCTATTTATCATGATTCATCTCTAGGCAATGAGGCATGCCCTAAAGGATTCGCTGGCTATTAAGAAAATCATTGAAATGAATCTCTTGTGTGCTTCTGATATGGGCATGAGAATGTTTCTTCCTAAAAGCATAACTATGATTTGAACTTACTCATGCCATCTCTCAGGTT encodes:
- the LOC113349924 gene encoding rho-N domain-containing protein 1, chloroplastic-like isoform X2; translation: MSQGILSGYGPAAASSYSSHGDLKAFLPVKINSSKSLLLYSNRASSLVCSANSSNHRRNPDFSRQRQNHGFSRNRNRQNLDRDNSENIEESELLSSKNGPLLSLSNGPRFQATATPGPREKEIVDLFRKVQAQLRERAAIKEEKKMESSQGQGKESETVDSLLKLLRKHSVDQGKRKSNSGSSRDFVLEQPEQNTSSFGDEQNTNFLNSNSNAREEDEEAQEPKHSNPFRRPVSNFRRKSPVPRVKYEPLYSPEDNINSLSLPKLQGMRKKNEPEPELEAESEPELVPEFEPVSEIELESELEESFDVSSDVHDEEFAEISETESSDIDEAYIDDEVVETKSSTEHTDLSALKLAELKVLAKSRGLKGYSKLKKVELIELLCGN
- the LOC113349924 gene encoding rho-N domain-containing protein 1, chloroplastic-like isoform X1; its protein translation is MSQGILSGNLPGYGPAAASSYSSHGDLKAFLPVKINSSKSLLLYSNRASSLVCSANSSNHRRNPDFSRQRQNHGFSRNRNRQNLDRDNSENIEESELLSSKNGPLLSLSNGPRFQATATPGPREKEIVDLFRKVQAQLRERAAIKEEKKMESSQGQGKESETVDSLLKLLRKHSVDQGKRKSNSGSSRDFVLEQPEQNTSSFGDEQNTNFLNSNSNAREEDEEAQEPKHSNPFRRPVSNFRRKSPVPRVKYEPLYSPEDNINSLSLPKLQGMRKKNEPEPELEAESEPELVPEFEPVSEIELESELEESFDVSSDVHDEEFAEISETESSDIDEAYIDDEVVETKSSTEHTDLSALKLAELKVLAKSRGLKGYSKLKKVELIELLCGN